Proteins co-encoded in one Nonlabens agnitus genomic window:
- the lptC gene encoding LPS export ABC transporter periplasmic protein LptC yields MTAFNNILKFTITALAVICFLACTDNLEEIAKMNTVSNEPTNEVENLLLKHTDSGMLKITLSGKLMLDYSNDEFPYTEFPEGLQVEVYDTKKSPAEKTTITSDYGVIYNDTDLVDLIGNVTIVTSDGNTFYGDQLYWDQKSKWIFTNEPFNTDLKNSSKTSGDIIDSNEKLTQALVRNARDQYYVKPINE; encoded by the coding sequence GTGACAGCATTCAACAACATATTAAAATTCACGATCACGGCACTTGCCGTGATCTGTTTTTTAGCATGTACAGATAACCTGGAAGAAATTGCCAAAATGAATACGGTCTCTAACGAGCCCACTAACGAGGTAGAAAATCTATTACTTAAACATACCGATAGCGGCATGCTTAAAATCACATTGTCCGGCAAACTCATGTTGGATTATTCTAATGATGAGTTTCCTTATACGGAGTTTCCAGAAGGTCTTCAAGTTGAAGTCTACGACACTAAAAAATCACCAGCTGAAAAAACGACCATTACCTCAGACTATGGGGTGATCTATAACGATACCGACCTTGTGGATCTTATAGGTAATGTGACCATTGTCACATCTGATGGGAATACTTTTTATGGAGACCAGCTGTATTGGGATCAAAAGTCCAAATGGATTTTTACCAATGAGCCCTTCAATACAGATTTAAAAAATAGTAGCAAAACTTCTGGAGATATTATCGATTCCAACGAGAAACTGACTCAGGCACTCGTGCGTAATGCCAGAGACCAATACTACGTAAAACCTATCAATGAGTAA
- a CDS encoding hemolysin family protein produces the protein MLEQILLIISMLILSAFFSGMEIAYVSSNKIHIELEKRQQDFIGRVLRNLTVQPSKFIITMLIGNSVALVIYGFAMGDLLTVQLSNWYPALVNNAFQLLLIQTVISTLVILLTAEFLPKVFFQIYANELLKFFAIPAYLFYLLFWGVSWFCIQLSDFVLKTFFKSKGDEVQLSFSKLELGNYITEQMESAQEQEDVDTEIQIFQNALDFGGLKAREVMVPRTEMISVQETSDIKELSKKFVSTGLSKILTHVDTIDDISGYVHSFDLFKSPASIIDVRRDVINVPETMLVKDVLNLLIKRHKSIAIVLDEYGGTSGLITVEDIVEELFGEIEDEHDSDQLIESQLSDTCFKLSARLEVDYVNERFKLDLPESEQYETIGGLIVHETENIPAELEEVIVDQYSFKILEKSNNKIDLVELNIIPEE, from the coding sequence ATGCTCGAACAGATACTTCTCATCATAAGCATGCTCATTTTGAGCGCGTTCTTTTCTGGAATGGAGATCGCTTATGTTTCTTCCAATAAGATCCACATTGAACTTGAAAAGCGACAGCAGGATTTTATAGGCCGTGTACTGCGCAATTTGACCGTTCAACCTTCTAAGTTTATCATCACGATGCTTATAGGTAACAGCGTGGCGTTGGTTATTTATGGTTTTGCCATGGGTGATTTATTGACGGTACAGCTTTCAAATTGGTATCCGGCACTGGTAAACAATGCATTCCAGTTACTGTTGATTCAAACAGTGATTTCCACCTTGGTGATTCTATTGACGGCAGAGTTTTTACCTAAGGTGTTCTTTCAAATCTATGCCAACGAATTGCTTAAATTCTTTGCGATTCCAGCCTACCTTTTTTACCTACTTTTTTGGGGAGTTTCCTGGTTCTGCATCCAGTTATCAGACTTTGTGCTGAAAACCTTTTTCAAGTCCAAAGGCGATGAGGTCCAACTCTCTTTTTCCAAACTAGAGTTAGGGAACTACATCACAGAACAGATGGAAAGTGCCCAAGAACAAGAAGATGTAGACACAGAGATTCAAATTTTCCAGAACGCACTAGACTTCGGTGGTCTTAAGGCCCGCGAGGTCATGGTTCCACGCACTGAGATGATTTCGGTTCAAGAAACATCAGACATTAAAGAACTGAGCAAAAAGTTTGTCTCCACTGGCCTGAGCAAGATATTAACGCATGTCGACACCATCGACGACATAAGCGGTTATGTGCACAGTTTTGACCTTTTCAAATCGCCAGCATCCATCATAGATGTGCGTCGCGACGTGATCAATGTACCAGAAACCATGCTGGTCAAGGACGTCTTGAACCTCTTGATCAAACGCCATAAAAGTATTGCTATCGTTCTGGATGAATATGGCGGTACTTCAGGACTCATCACGGTTGAGGATATTGTAGAAGAACTCTTTGGAGAGATTGAAGACGAGCACGATTCTGACCAGCTTATCGAGAGCCAGTTGAGCGATACCTGCTTCAAATTGAGCGCCAGACTTGAGGTGGACTATGTGAACGAACGCTTCAAACTGGACCTACCAGAAAGCGAGCAATACGAGACCATAGGCGGCCTCATCGTCCATGAAACCGAAAATATCCCAGCCGAATTAGAAGAGGTCATCGTCGATCAATATTCCTTCAAAATTCTAGAGAAGTCCAACAACAAAATCGACCTGGTAGAACTCAACATTATCCCAGAAGAGTAG
- a CDS encoding SurA N-terminal domain-containing protein, whose amino-acid sequence MAILGKIRSQGLILIIIIALALFAFIIGDLIRQGSFTSEDQNVIGYVGDTELDRQQFTRQVEATMNQRSGMSTIQAVNGVWDQQVRDAVLKQQVEDAGIQVTDEEVSNYMKAAYARFPQFQDENGQFSDALFAQYVNQAATQNPGGWAQDLASAENQVRQQKLFTLLKSGVIGTRTDGEFAYRLENDKRDFQYVNIPYSTISDSAVEITKSDIKDYIKKHEKQFQADAQRDIEYVLFEDKASTEDIAAINKELNALINGKENQYNEQTKKTETVAGLRDTKNVELFINANSDLPYSNRYTMVSSLTPAQRELNNVSVGEIYGPFNDGEYAKISKVEDRKTINDSIKNRHILVPFAGASRAGSDVTRDKAAAKKMADSILATIGQSKDNYDEKYEYYQENEPQILAQDLGWVVYSGNAAQFAPGYTKFLYDNNEGTVGVAESSFGYHIIRIDETAGAGEAIKLATVAKKVNASKATSKSLYTKTQKFQQAAEKGNFEELAKEYEVTATPVRNLKSLDESLPALGRNRDIVKWSFNNEREVGDVERFETPRGYVVARLTRIGEEGLMSVEEASPTVTPILRNKKKAEMIMAKIKSTDLNTIATNQKQQVSTANAVNRKSPVLAGVGQEPKVVGTAFGLKEGQTSGPIAGEKGVFIIKLTGIDNAPDLDNYTSDARTVAQRTANQSTSALVEALKKATDIEDKRAVFY is encoded by the coding sequence ATGGCCATTTTAGGTAAAATCAGGTCTCAAGGATTGATCCTGATCATCATTATTGCACTAGCGCTTTTTGCCTTTATCATAGGTGATTTGATACGTCAGGGAAGTTTTACAAGTGAGGATCAAAACGTCATAGGTTATGTAGGCGATACAGAGCTGGATCGTCAACAATTTACCAGACAGGTAGAAGCTACCATGAACCAACGTTCTGGGATGTCCACCATCCAAGCTGTTAATGGTGTGTGGGACCAGCAGGTACGCGATGCTGTCTTGAAGCAGCAAGTCGAGGATGCCGGTATCCAGGTCACTGATGAAGAGGTTTCCAACTACATGAAGGCAGCCTATGCTAGATTCCCGCAATTTCAAGATGAAAACGGACAGTTCTCTGACGCTTTATTTGCACAATATGTGAATCAAGCCGCAACGCAAAACCCAGGAGGATGGGCACAGGATCTTGCCAGTGCAGAGAATCAAGTGCGCCAGCAAAAGTTGTTTACATTACTTAAAAGTGGTGTAATAGGTACAAGAACTGATGGTGAGTTTGCCTACAGACTGGAAAACGATAAGCGTGACTTTCAATATGTCAACATACCTTATTCTACTATTTCAGATTCTGCCGTAGAGATAACGAAATCAGACATTAAAGATTACATCAAGAAGCACGAGAAGCAGTTTCAAGCAGATGCCCAACGTGATATTGAATATGTACTTTTTGAAGACAAAGCCTCTACCGAGGATATTGCTGCAATCAATAAAGAATTGAATGCTTTGATCAACGGTAAAGAAAACCAGTACAATGAGCAAACTAAAAAAACAGAAACCGTTGCAGGATTGAGAGACACTAAAAATGTGGAGCTTTTCATCAACGCTAATTCTGATTTGCCTTACTCTAACAGATACACCATGGTTTCTAGCTTGACACCAGCGCAACGTGAACTTAACAACGTGAGTGTAGGCGAAATCTACGGCCCGTTTAACGATGGTGAGTATGCTAAAATCTCTAAAGTTGAAGACAGAAAAACCATCAACGACAGCATTAAGAACAGACATATCCTAGTTCCTTTTGCTGGAGCTTCCAGAGCTGGATCTGACGTAACTCGTGACAAGGCTGCGGCAAAGAAAATGGCAGACAGCATTCTTGCGACCATAGGTCAAAGCAAAGACAACTACGACGAGAAATATGAGTACTATCAAGAAAACGAGCCGCAAATCTTAGCGCAAGACTTAGGTTGGGTGGTTTACTCTGGTAATGCAGCGCAATTCGCTCCAGGTTACACAAAATTCTTATACGACAATAATGAAGGTACAGTTGGTGTTGCAGAAAGTTCTTTTGGATACCATATCATCAGAATTGATGAGACCGCTGGCGCTGGAGAAGCTATCAAACTTGCTACCGTTGCTAAAAAAGTAAACGCATCAAAAGCAACCAGCAAATCCTTATACACTAAAACCCAAAAATTCCAACAAGCAGCAGAGAAAGGAAATTTTGAGGAGCTTGCTAAGGAATATGAAGTGACCGCTACGCCTGTTAGAAACTTAAAGTCGCTTGACGAGAGTCTTCCTGCTTTAGGCCGTAACCGTGACATCGTGAAATGGTCATTTAACAATGAGCGTGAAGTGGGCGATGTAGAGCGTTTTGAAACTCCTAGAGGTTATGTAGTAGCACGATTGACTCGCATAGGTGAAGAAGGTCTTATGAGTGTAGAAGAAGCTAGTCCAACGGTAACTCCTATTTTGAGAAACAAGAAAAAAGCGGAGATGATCATGGCTAAAATCAAGTCTACCGATCTTAACACCATCGCTACCAACCAGAAGCAACAAGTTAGTACTGCAAATGCAGTGAATCGCAAGTCACCAGTTCTTGCAGGTGTAGGTCAGGAGCCTAAAGTAGTAGGAACTGCTTTTGGACTTAAAGAAGGTCAAACTTCTGGACCTATTGCAGGTGAGAAAGGTGTTTTTATCATCAAACTTACTGGCATTGACAACGCTCCAGATCTTGACAACTATACCAGTGATGCTAGAACAGTAGCACAGCGTACGGCTAATCAATCCACTTCTGCATTAGTAGAGGCTTTGAAAAAAGCCACAGATATTGAGGACAAAAGAGCAGTCTTCTATTAA
- a CDS encoding GYDIA family GHMP kinase, producing MNPEASLFSVKKASFSAHGKFLLTGEYAVLDNVDALAIPLKLDQRLEIHPRTDELITWTSYNADGSIWFEDSFLISQLTDVRFKGEKEVTKKLVQILRTALKLIEATNFDQGFDALTRLDFDYQSGMGTSSTLISMVAQWLGCDAYALQFECFGGSGYDIACAQADSPVVYNYNDGQPQEVPISYKPSFKDQLYFIYLNQKQNSRDSIASFDPQHLTDENRERLNEMPKKFLETEDDLEAFQEVIGKHEQIIGELIGVEPVKLRLFPDYKGAIKSLGGWGGDFVLVTGDEEAMKYFQEKGYQKMYRWKEVVLDS from the coding sequence ATGAATCCCGAAGCCTCTTTGTTTTCTGTCAAGAAAGCATCTTTTTCTGCTCATGGTAAGTTTTTGCTTACTGGAGAATATGCCGTTCTGGACAATGTGGATGCACTAGCCATACCTCTAAAGTTGGATCAACGATTGGAGATTCATCCACGAACAGACGAGCTTATTACATGGACCAGCTACAATGCAGATGGTTCAATATGGTTTGAAGATAGTTTCCTGATAAGTCAGCTGACTGATGTAAGATTCAAAGGTGAAAAGGAAGTCACCAAAAAACTGGTACAAATATTACGAACTGCTTTAAAACTTATAGAGGCTACCAATTTTGATCAAGGATTTGACGCATTGACTCGATTGGATTTTGATTACCAGTCTGGAATGGGAACAAGCTCCACATTAATTTCTATGGTCGCGCAATGGTTGGGTTGTGATGCGTATGCCTTGCAGTTTGAATGTTTTGGTGGTAGCGGCTATGATATTGCATGTGCCCAAGCAGATTCTCCAGTAGTGTATAATTATAATGATGGACAGCCACAAGAAGTTCCCATTAGCTATAAGCCATCATTCAAGGATCAATTATATTTTATCTATCTCAATCAAAAGCAAAACAGCCGCGATTCTATCGCCAGCTTTGATCCACAACATCTCACTGATGAGAACCGAGAACGGTTGAATGAAATGCCCAAAAAGTTTTTAGAAACTGAAGACGATCTAGAGGCCTTTCAAGAGGTAATTGGGAAACACGAACAAATCATTGGTGAACTGATAGGAGTAGAGCCAGTAAAACTACGGTTGTTTCCAGACTATAAAGGAGCCATCAAATCCCTAGGCGGTTGGGGCGGCGATTTTGTTCTAGTCACTGGAGATGAAGAAGCTATGAAATATTTTCAGGAAAAGGGATATCAAAAGATGTATCGCTGGAAAGAAGTGGTATTGGATTCTTAA
- a CDS encoding hydroxymethylglutaryl-CoA reductase, degradative yields the protein MNQPIQGFSKLSKSDKVDWLISNHLGNDATARETILQYWNTHEKLQELHDGFSENTITNYYLPMGLAPNFLINGQLTTIPMVIEESSVVAAASKAAKFWLDRGGFKTTIKGTTKSGQVHIKYDGLRSEMEAFYAFAKADLLQSVEHINASMKSRGGGLLELQLVDKTEALRGYYQLHATFDTRDAMGANFINTVLEQLATTFKQKAADFQGFSIAPPEVIMSILSNYVPECVVHVEVSCEVDEIGTINSVTGDQFARKFVEAVEIATVEPYRAVTHNKGIMNGIDAVVLATGNDFRAVEAGVHAYATRSGQYRSLTAARVEDGRFTFEAGFPLALGTVGGLTSLHPLAKLSLQIMGQPDAQELMSITAVCGLAQNFAALHSLVTTGIQSGHMKMHLTNMLEQIGATDAEKKMLRKEFADKTPSFSALKESLQKLR from the coding sequence ATGAACCAACCCATTCAAGGTTTTTCCAAACTCTCCAAATCTGATAAAGTAGACTGGTTGATTTCCAACCATCTTGGCAACGATGCCACTGCGCGAGAAACAATTTTACAATACTGGAACACCCATGAGAAGTTGCAGGAACTGCACGACGGTTTTAGCGAGAATACGATTACCAATTACTATTTGCCCATGGGTCTGGCGCCTAATTTTTTGATCAACGGCCAGCTCACGACCATCCCTATGGTCATTGAAGAAAGTAGTGTTGTAGCTGCAGCAAGTAAAGCGGCCAAATTCTGGTTGGATCGCGGTGGCTTTAAAACGACCATCAAGGGCACGACAAAATCTGGGCAAGTGCATATCAAATATGATGGATTGCGCAGTGAGATGGAAGCATTTTACGCTTTCGCGAAAGCGGACTTACTACAATCTGTAGAGCACATCAATGCCAGCATGAAATCTCGAGGTGGTGGCCTGCTAGAACTGCAACTGGTTGATAAAACCGAAGCCTTGAGAGGTTACTACCAACTACATGCGACCTTTGACACACGCGACGCCATGGGCGCCAATTTTATCAATACCGTGCTGGAACAACTCGCGACCACCTTCAAACAAAAAGCTGCCGATTTTCAAGGCTTTTCCATCGCACCACCAGAAGTGATCATGTCCATCTTAAGTAACTACGTCCCAGAATGTGTGGTGCATGTTGAGGTTTCTTGTGAGGTGGATGAAATTGGTACTATTAATAGCGTCACTGGTGACCAGTTTGCACGCAAATTTGTGGAAGCGGTCGAGATTGCTACCGTAGAACCCTACCGTGCGGTCACTCACAATAAAGGAATCATGAACGGGATTGATGCCGTGGTTCTTGCTACTGGTAATGATTTCAGAGCTGTGGAAGCTGGCGTTCATGCCTATGCTACTCGTAGTGGTCAATATCGCAGTCTTACCGCAGCTCGAGTAGAAGATGGTAGATTCACCTTTGAAGCAGGTTTCCCGCTGGCCTTGGGAACTGTTGGTGGTTTAACTTCTTTACATCCATTAGCAAAGTTGTCACTGCAGATTATGGGGCAACCTGATGCGCAAGAATTGATGTCCATCACGGCAGTATGTGGTCTTGCACAAAACTTTGCCGCTTTGCACTCCTTGGTAACGACTGGTATCCAGTCAGGTCATATGAAAATGCACTTAACGAATATGCTGGAGCAAATAGGTGCAACAGATGCAGAGAAAAAAATGTTGAGAAAGGAGTTTGCAGACAAGACGCCTAGCTTTTCTGCATTGAAGGAATCTCTACAAAAGTTGCGATAA
- a CDS encoding S9 family peptidase, producing the protein MIKNIAFLLTFLLVGGNAIAQQNITVEDIYTGTFSTKGLQSLNSLKNGTEYLVLNYNADRSQTVDKYSYETGEKIATLVSSNDLNLPIRNYILSEDEQQMLIVSQRIPIFRRSANSMVHIYNLNTKTLTPLSENLVRSASFSPDGKKVGYVFENNLYYKDLTNGETVQVTDDGVTNQLINGVTDWVYEEEFSLVRAYEFSPDGKQIAFISFDETEVPEFSMDVYGTGLYQRPYVFKYPKAGENNSVVALNVYDVASKTRKEIDLDRDGEFYIARINYSPNGKLAAQVLNRYQNELDFYYVDQQGNASIAFTEKDDAYVDVTDDLTFLDDGSFLWTSEKDNWRHIYLYDADGKEKSQITSGDWDVTSYYGYDPKSKRIYYQSTEDGSINRGIYSISLKAKGKKKLSSKIGSNSASFSDNFTYFINTYSSANRPPVYTLNQAKDGKQVREIQNNNDLLVKLEDYQLSPKEFSTINVNGNDLNMYMMKPLDFDPAKKYPVLMFQYSGPGSQSVSNSWYGSNDYWHSMLANEGYIIACVDPRGTGYKGADFKKMTQKELGKYEVEDQIQAARQLGAMDYIDADRIGIWGWSYGGFMSSNCILKGNDVFSTAIAVAPVTNWRYYDTIYTERYMTTPQENSTGYDENSPINHVDKLKGNYLLVHGSADDNVHVQNTMQMIEALVQANKQFDWAIYPDKNHGIYGGNTRIHLYNKMTNFIKENL; encoded by the coding sequence ATGATTAAAAACATCGCTTTTCTACTGACCTTTTTGCTGGTCGGCGGCAATGCCATTGCGCAGCAAAATATTACGGTAGAAGATATTTACACGGGAACTTTTTCAACTAAGGGACTTCAATCCCTTAATTCCCTAAAAAACGGAACGGAATACCTGGTATTGAACTACAATGCAGATCGCAGCCAGACCGTGGATAAATACAGCTATGAAACCGGTGAAAAAATAGCAACGCTAGTTTCCAGCAATGACTTGAACCTACCTATACGCAATTACATCTTGAGCGAGGACGAGCAACAAATGTTGATTGTATCACAGCGCATCCCAATTTTTAGAAGGTCTGCCAACAGTATGGTGCATATCTATAACTTGAATACTAAAACACTCACGCCATTGAGTGAGAACCTTGTGCGTAGCGCTTCTTTCTCTCCAGACGGCAAGAAAGTAGGTTATGTTTTTGAAAACAACTTGTATTACAAGGATTTGACTAACGGTGAAACCGTGCAAGTGACAGATGATGGTGTTACCAACCAATTGATTAACGGTGTGACCGATTGGGTGTATGAAGAGGAATTCTCTCTGGTACGCGCCTATGAGTTTAGCCCAGATGGAAAACAAATTGCTTTTATTTCTTTTGATGAAACTGAAGTTCCAGAATTCTCGATGGATGTTTATGGAACTGGATTGTATCAAAGACCTTACGTATTTAAATACCCTAAAGCTGGTGAAAATAATAGTGTCGTTGCCCTAAACGTTTACGACGTCGCTTCTAAAACCAGAAAAGAGATTGATCTAGATCGTGATGGAGAATTTTACATCGCTCGCATCAACTATTCACCTAACGGCAAGCTTGCCGCTCAAGTACTAAACCGCTATCAAAATGAGTTGGATTTCTACTATGTAGACCAACAAGGAAATGCCAGCATCGCGTTCACAGAAAAAGATGACGCCTATGTTGATGTGACCGACGATCTTACATTCTTAGATGATGGCAGCTTCTTATGGACCAGCGAGAAGGACAACTGGAGACACATCTACCTATACGATGCAGACGGTAAAGAGAAAAGCCAGATCACCAGCGGCGATTGGGACGTTACCTCTTATTACGGTTATGACCCTAAGTCTAAACGCATCTATTATCAAAGTACAGAAGATGGTAGCATCAATCGTGGTATTTATTCCATATCGCTCAAGGCGAAAGGCAAGAAAAAACTATCCTCTAAAATCGGATCCAACAGTGCTTCCTTTAGCGACAACTTTACCTACTTTATCAACACCTATTCCAGCGCAAACCGACCACCTGTATATACCTTGAACCAAGCTAAAGATGGAAAGCAGGTACGCGAGATTCAAAACAACAATGATCTGTTGGTAAAGCTGGAGGATTATCAACTTTCTCCTAAAGAATTCTCTACCATCAATGTCAACGGCAATGATCTGAACATGTATATGATGAAGCCTTTGGACTTTGATCCTGCCAAAAAATATCCTGTATTGATGTTTCAGTATAGTGGTCCAGGTTCCCAATCGGTATCAAATTCTTGGTACGGCTCCAATGATTACTGGCACAGTATGTTAGCAAATGAAGGTTATATCATTGCATGTGTAGATCCTAGAGGTACAGGCTACAAAGGTGCCGATTTCAAGAAAATGACTCAAAAGGAATTGGGTAAATATGAGGTCGAAGATCAAATCCAGGCCGCAAGACAATTGGGCGCCATGGATTACATCGATGCAGATCGCATAGGCATTTGGGGCTGGAGTTATGGTGGCTTTATGAGTTCCAACTGTATTTTAAAAGGTAATGATGTCTTTAGCACTGCCATCGCAGTCGCACCAGTGACCAACTGGAGATATTATGATACGATCTATACAGAACGTTACATGACCACACCACAAGAAAACTCGACCGGTTATGATGAAAATAGCCCTATCAACCATGTAGATAAATTAAAAGGAAATTATCTACTGGTTCACGGTAGCGCTGATGATAATGTCCATGTGCAAAATACCATGCAAATGATTGAAGCTCTGGTTCAAGCTAACAAGCAATTTGACTGGGCGATCTATCCAGATAAAAACCATGGCATCTATGGCGGTAACACACGCATTCACTTATACAACAAGATGACCAACTTTATTAAGGAAAACCTTTAA
- a CDS encoding peptide MFS transporter, whose protein sequence is MEYKYGGSITNQKTVLGHPSGLFILFFTEMWERFSYYGMRALLVLFLVANLTGENSGWGWERADATLLYGWYIGLVYLTPVIGGYIADKFTGYRKAIVIGAFVMTLGHAAMALELFADIFFYIGLILLILGNGMFKPNISSIVGQLYKTQGKEKDAGYTIFYMGINAGAFLGILLCGYIGEQIGWHYGFGLAGVFMFFGMLQFQFGQKIFGKIGLSPKNAADYVDADADNPADMTVNASSKEQQRQQMDTQDEVEPSQEVVKDRLIVISIFALFTIFFWWAFEQAGGSMTIFAADYTDRALQGDAALTFKIINTVITIVPLAVITIVLLMLFKQTFKKYALSNLFLGTSFVIIWGIVIWMLVREFRSDSTEVAASWFSVLNSLFIIIFAPLFSKIWQSKFNPSGPVKFALGLILVGVGFAALAYGSLDIPQGAKTASVSMIWLILAFLFHTLGELCVSPVGLSYVSKLAPVRLVGLMFGVWFIANFLAGIIGGWTAGFMDPMLEDYGLTSFFLIFTLIPIAAGIIMLAISKWVIKMMHGIR, encoded by the coding sequence ATGGAATATAAATATGGAGGCTCAATAACGAACCAAAAGACTGTATTAGGACATCCTTCTGGATTGTTCATCCTCTTTTTTACAGAAATGTGGGAACGCTTTTCCTACTATGGCATGCGAGCCCTATTAGTTCTCTTTTTAGTAGCAAATCTTACTGGAGAAAATTCTGGTTGGGGTTGGGAACGCGCTGACGCGACATTACTTTATGGGTGGTATATTGGGTTGGTCTATCTAACTCCTGTGATAGGTGGTTACATAGCAGATAAATTTACTGGATACAGAAAGGCAATTGTTATTGGTGCATTTGTTATGACACTCGGCCACGCAGCTATGGCGTTGGAGCTTTTTGCCGATATTTTTTTCTACATAGGTCTCATCCTTTTGATCTTAGGAAACGGAATGTTCAAGCCCAACATTTCTTCCATTGTGGGTCAATTATACAAGACTCAAGGAAAAGAAAAAGATGCAGGATATACAATTTTTTATATGGGAATCAACGCTGGCGCGTTTTTAGGAATTTTACTTTGCGGCTACATAGGCGAGCAAATCGGTTGGCACTATGGTTTTGGACTTGCTGGTGTTTTTATGTTCTTTGGGATGCTCCAATTTCAATTTGGCCAAAAAATATTTGGTAAAATTGGATTATCTCCTAAAAACGCTGCAGACTATGTTGATGCCGATGCTGATAACCCAGCAGATATGACAGTAAACGCATCTTCAAAAGAACAGCAGAGGCAACAGATGGATACTCAGGATGAAGTTGAACCATCTCAGGAAGTAGTTAAGGATCGTCTTATTGTAATAAGCATTTTTGCATTATTTACCATCTTCTTTTGGTGGGCTTTTGAACAAGCTGGTGGATCCATGACAATTTTCGCCGCAGATTACACAGATAGAGCTCTACAGGGCGATGCTGCTCTTACCTTTAAAATTATCAATACGGTCATCACAATTGTTCCTCTTGCTGTGATTACAATAGTGTTGTTAATGCTTTTCAAACAAACATTTAAAAAATATGCCCTATCTAATTTATTTCTAGGAACGAGTTTTGTCATCATTTGGGGAATAGTAATTTGGATGCTTGTTAGAGAATTTAGATCTGATTCTACCGAGGTTGCTGCCTCATGGTTTTCAGTATTGAATTCACTATTCATAATCATTTTTGCACCTTTATTCTCCAAAATTTGGCAAAGTAAGTTCAATCCTTCAGGTCCCGTTAAATTTGCTTTAGGCTTGATTTTAGTCGGCGTTGGATTTGCTGCACTTGCCTATGGTTCTTTAGATATCCCACAAGGCGCTAAAACGGCCTCAGTAAGTATGATATGGCTAATTCTTGCCTTTCTTTTCCACACTTTAGGAGAGCTTTGCGTGTCGCCTGTAGGATTATCCTACGTAAGTAAGTTAGCTCCTGTGAGGTTAGTAGGATTAATGTTTGGAGTGTGGTTTATCGCTAACTTTTTGGCTGGTATAATCGGCGGTTGGACCGCAGGTTTTATGGATCCTATGCTTGAGGATTACGGTTTAACTAGCTTCTTTCTGATATTTACTTTGATACCAATAGCGGCTGGAATAATTATGCTAGCAATTAGCAAATGGGTCATCAAAATGATGCATGGTATACGATAG
- a CDS encoding thioredoxin family protein: MKRFLFIIFLFSAGICSAQVNWMTMNEALAAQKKQPRKILFKTYTETCPNCKWMDKHAFAKAEIASFINANYYPVKFDAEGKEPITYKGISYGNKNYKKFPGAQHEFAEAMKIFEYPTLIFFDENADVINPVPGKMGPKKLEIYITMLADDTYKSIRTGKDWADYQANFNYQLQD, translated from the coding sequence ATGAAACGATTTCTTTTTATCATATTTCTTTTTTCGGCAGGGATTTGCTCTGCGCAGGTCAATTGGATGACGATGAATGAAGCTTTGGCGGCACAAAAAAAGCAGCCTCGCAAGATCCTGTTCAAGACTTATACAGAGACTTGTCCTAATTGCAAGTGGATGGATAAGCACGCTTTCGCGAAAGCGGAAATAGCATCTTTCATCAATGCCAACTATTATCCCGTGAAATTTGATGCCGAAGGAAAGGAACCGATCACGTACAAGGGCATAAGCTACGGTAACAAGAATTACAAAAAATTCCCTGGCGCGCAACACGAGTTTGCAGAAGCCATGAAGATCTTTGAGTATCCTACACTCATTTTCTTTGATGAAAATGCCGATGTAATCAATCCAGTACCTGGCAAAATGGGACCAAAAAAACTTGAAATCTATATCACCATGCTAGCCGATGATACGTACAAGTCGATCAGAACAGGTAAAGACTGGGCAGATTATCAAGCCAATTTTAATTACCAGTTGCAGGATTAA